The following are encoded in a window of Rhodopirellula islandica genomic DNA:
- a CDS encoding aldehyde dehydrogenase family protein, with protein MQLDENTIRSVVAQVLAEVGPMPSMPDSANAFEGSHGIFGNASDAVAAARRAFEQLRQRPMEDRKRVIDIIRKISIENCEELGLMEMRETGIGRPEHKIEKLRALGELSPGTEFLQTKAFSGDHGLAIIERAPFGVIAAITPVTHSLPTITGNAVSMIAGGNAVVVNPHPSGRLVAVEGVRRFNEEIAREVGIDNLICVIAEPTLESAAELFGHRDVALICVTGGPAVGRAALNSGKRAIVAGPGNPPVVVDETADLDNAARCIIQGGAYDNNLLCIAEKEVFVVDSVFDDMMAAMRRAGAVQLDQAQIAKLTSVAITQVGDDNHDAAAKDYIGKDASVLAAAAGVKVPESCELVFGETDEHHPFVSVEQMMPFIPFVRARDVDHAIAMAKHYEHGFRHTAIIHSRNVHNMTKMGKELDTTLYVKNGPCMAALGLGGEGYLSFSIAGPTGEGVTTPDTFTRERRCSMIDELRVV; from the coding sequence ATGCAACTCGACGAAAACACCATTCGCAGCGTGGTCGCACAAGTCCTCGCGGAAGTCGGCCCGATGCCCAGCATGCCCGATTCGGCGAACGCCTTCGAAGGCAGCCATGGCATCTTCGGCAACGCTTCCGATGCGGTCGCCGCGGCTCGTCGTGCGTTCGAACAACTTCGCCAGCGTCCGATGGAAGATCGCAAGCGCGTGATTGACATCATTCGCAAGATCAGCATTGAGAACTGCGAAGAACTCGGTCTGATGGAAATGCGGGAAACCGGCATCGGTCGGCCCGAACACAAAATCGAAAAACTGCGAGCCCTCGGCGAATTGTCGCCCGGCACCGAGTTCCTGCAAACCAAAGCGTTCTCCGGTGATCACGGTCTCGCGATCATCGAACGCGCCCCGTTCGGCGTTATCGCGGCGATCACGCCCGTCACGCACAGCCTGCCGACCATCACCGGGAACGCGGTCAGCATGATCGCTGGCGGGAACGCGGTCGTCGTCAACCCTCACCCATCCGGCCGCTTGGTTGCCGTCGAAGGTGTGCGTCGCTTCAACGAAGAAATCGCTCGCGAAGTCGGCATCGACAACTTGATCTGCGTGATTGCTGAACCAACGCTCGAAAGTGCCGCGGAACTGTTCGGTCACCGCGACGTCGCACTGATCTGCGTCACCGGTGGTCCCGCCGTTGGGCGTGCCGCACTGAACAGTGGCAAACGAGCCATTGTGGCTGGCCCAGGCAACCCGCCCGTCGTCGTCGACGAAACCGCTGACCTCGACAACGCGGCCCGCTGCATCATCCAAGGCGGTGCGTACGACAACAACCTGTTGTGCATCGCTGAAAAGGAAGTCTTCGTCGTGGATTCGGTCTTCGACGACATGATGGCCGCCATGCGACGTGCCGGAGCCGTTCAGCTCGACCAAGCTCAAATCGCAAAGCTGACTTCCGTGGCAATCACTCAAGTCGGTGACGACAACCACGACGCCGCCGCGAAAGACTACATCGGCAAAGACGCTTCCGTTCTGGCCGCGGCCGCCGGTGTCAAGGTTCCTGAATCCTGCGAGTTGGTCTTCGGCGAAACCGATGAACATCACCCGTTTGTCAGCGTCGAACAAATGATGCCGTTCATTCCATTCGTCCGAGCACGTGACGTGGATCACGCGATCGCAATGGCCAAGCACTACGAACACGGCTTCCGACACACCGCGATCATTCACTCGCGCAACGTTCACAACATGACCAAGATGGGCAAGGAACTGGACACGACCCTGTACGTCAAGAATGGTCCTTGCATGGCTGCCCTGGGACTGGGCGGCGAAGGTTACCTGTCGTTCTCCATCGCGGGACCAACCGGCGAAGGCGTCACGACACCTGACACGTTCACTCGCGAACGACGCTGCAGCATGATCGACGAACTGCGAGTGGTCTGA
- a CDS encoding EutN/CcmL family microcompartment protein: MKIARVIGTVTLSRMHPSMKGYKLRCVEVVESADQIQVNQDDAKPIGGDTLVAWDLVGSGHGDWVALAEGPESAAPFRPDVKPTDASIVAILDHCEVQTS, translated from the coding sequence ATGAAGATCGCTCGTGTGATTGGAACCGTGACGCTTTCGCGAATGCATCCGTCCATGAAGGGCTACAAACTTCGTTGCGTCGAAGTCGTGGAGTCCGCGGATCAAATCCAAGTCAACCAAGACGACGCGAAACCGATTGGTGGAGACACCCTTGTCGCGTGGGATTTGGTTGGCAGTGGACACGGTGACTGGGTGGCGTTGGCCGAAGGGCCTGAATCCGCCGCTCCGTTCCGCCCCGATGTCAAACCAACCGACGCTTCCATCGTCGCCATCCTGGATCACTGCGAGGTGCAAACCTCGTGA
- a CDS encoding acetate/propionate family kinase, whose protein sequence is MLILVANLGSTSFKYKLLDMSGDFESANASPDSRVLARGAVDRIGEPLSQCEVIVTRSHQGETFREETQMPVPDHGVAVQACLDQLTHPENGCLKEANEVAAIGFKAVHGGRKSGTFVVDDEVLEAMDEMSAAAPAHNPPYIAAMKLLRQRFPELPLVAAFETEFHDTISPERRTYAIPAEWTREMQIQKWGFHGSSHRFIAERAAEVLGRDDAKIISCHLGGSSSLTAIDSGKSIMTSMGMTPQTGVPQNNRVGDFDAFAIPLIMQRTGQSLEKVLQTLASQGGLKGLSGGMADLRDIESAADEGNADAKLALGVYTEEIRRHLGGMMVALGRLDAIVFTGGIGENSDVVRAAVCAGLEGFGIELDASKNDGMRGEGSLHTESSKTQILVLPTDEEWIVAKRSLRALAAQ, encoded by the coding sequence ATGTTGATCCTCGTTGCCAATCTGGGCTCGACCAGTTTCAAGTACAAGCTGCTGGACATGTCCGGTGACTTTGAATCTGCGAACGCCTCGCCGGATTCTCGCGTGCTCGCTCGCGGGGCCGTCGATCGCATTGGCGAACCCCTCAGTCAATGCGAAGTGATTGTGACGCGATCGCATCAAGGCGAAACGTTTCGCGAAGAAACGCAGATGCCCGTGCCGGATCATGGGGTTGCTGTTCAAGCCTGCTTGGACCAGCTGACCCATCCTGAGAATGGATGTTTGAAAGAGGCCAATGAAGTTGCCGCGATCGGTTTCAAAGCCGTTCACGGTGGACGCAAAAGTGGCACCTTCGTCGTCGATGACGAAGTGCTTGAAGCGATGGACGAGATGAGTGCCGCCGCGCCGGCGCACAACCCTCCCTACATCGCCGCGATGAAACTGTTACGTCAACGTTTTCCGGAGCTACCGTTGGTCGCCGCGTTTGAAACCGAATTTCACGACACGATTTCGCCGGAGCGTCGCACCTACGCGATCCCTGCGGAATGGACGCGTGAGATGCAAATTCAAAAGTGGGGATTCCACGGTTCCAGCCACCGCTTCATTGCCGAACGTGCCGCAGAAGTCTTGGGTCGTGACGACGCCAAGATCATCTCGTGTCACCTGGGCGGAAGCAGTTCGCTGACCGCGATCGATTCTGGCAAGAGCATCATGACCTCGATGGGCATGACACCTCAAACCGGCGTCCCGCAGAACAACCGCGTGGGTGACTTCGACGCCTTCGCGATCCCGTTGATCATGCAGCGAACCGGCCAATCACTGGAAAAAGTCCTGCAAACACTGGCCAGCCAAGGTGGACTGAAAGGTCTCTCCGGCGGCATGGCAGATTTGCGCGACATCGAGTCCGCCGCCGACGAAGGCAACGCTGACGCCAAACTGGCGTTGGGTGTTTACACCGAAGAGATTCGCCGACACCTCGGCGGAATGATGGTCGCACTGGGTCGCTTGGATGCGATCGTGTTCACCGGAGGAATCGGTGAAAACAGCGACGTGGTCCGGGCCGCCGTTTGTGCGGGGCTGGAAGGTTTTGGCATCGAACTGGATGCCTCCAAGAATGACGGGATGCGTGGAGAAGGAAGCCTGCACACCGAGTCCAGCAAAACTCAGATTTTGGTTTTGCCCACCGACGAAGAATGGATCGTGGCCAAGCGAAGCCTCCGTGCTCTCGCCGCCCAGTAG
- a CDS encoding EutN/CcmL family microcompartment protein yields MFLARVTGSVVCTQKVASMTGHKLLIVEPYRLDEKTRAKLTSTGRTFIAVDTLGAGEGELVLVCQGSSARLTPETKTLPIDAVVIGLVDSVHVDAKEVKAST; encoded by the coding sequence ATGTTCCTAGCCCGCGTCACCGGATCGGTCGTTTGCACCCAAAAGGTTGCATCCATGACCGGTCACAAGTTGTTGATTGTCGAGCCTTACCGGCTCGATGAGAAAACGCGTGCAAAGCTTACTTCAACGGGACGCACTTTCATCGCGGTCGACACGTTGGGCGCTGGCGAAGGTGAGTTGGTGCTGGTGTGCCAAGGCAGCAGCGCTCGACTGACCCCCGAAACCAAAACACTTCCCATCGACGCAGTCGTCATCGGCTTGGTCGATTCCGTTCACGTGGATGCCAAAGAGGTGAAAGCCAGCACCTGA
- a CDS encoding EutN/CcmL family microcompartment protein, protein MQPARVIGHTRATVKHESLQGQRLVLVQPTGVDEKPDGPPLLVLDELGCRVGDRVMLTSETGPIREMTGSDTCPARWSVQGLIDEPTKKKKTKKK, encoded by the coding sequence ATGCAACCCGCACGCGTCATCGGTCACACCCGCGCGACCGTCAAGCACGAATCGCTGCAAGGCCAACGTCTCGTTCTCGTTCAACCCACCGGCGTGGACGAGAAACCGGACGGACCACCCTTGCTCGTGTTGGACGAACTGGGCTGTCGAGTCGGTGACCGTGTGATGCTGACCAGTGAAACCGGCCCCATCCGCGAGATGACTGGATCGGACACCTGCCCCGCTCGCTGGAGCGTCCAAGGACTGATCGACGAACCGACAAAGAAGAAGAAAACTAAGAAGAAATAG